The following are encoded in a window of Algiphilus aromaticivorans DG1253 genomic DNA:
- a CDS encoding AMP-binding protein: protein MEERNELILGHIIEDWAERDPDRQILTFVEIGADGGFIETTRSYQQLLDNGRRLGQALQEAGMGSGKRFGIMLQNHAEFVDAMVASSVADTVFVPIDPRTQGDKLRYMLDFAECEGLVTADYALDQVLAILPKLPHLRWVWVLGSGELPAELPNAQRVDDLLNRPVPDLPMAAQDPNAPMQMLYTSGTTGDPKAILAPYARCGGIASLGSVIGLREDDRPYTGLSLTHANAQLITLGNALKMGTPCVISRKFTKSRLWDITRHYGCTMFNLLGGMTTAIYSEPRKPDDADNPVRYVLAAGMPAQIWESFAERFDVDIFEFYATAEGGMCMNPPGTGPVGSIGRPPPTMTARVVDEDDKDCPPGVPGELIFRNADGSVAPVAYYKNAEASEKKTAGGWFRSGDIGSVDEDGWFFFHFRKGSAIRHNGDFINPAFVEKTMAEHDSVDDVFVYGVPAANGVPGEKDVVAAIVPRDDAAFDSAELFKHCRASLERNFVPSYIQVMDEIPKTASEKPQERFCLEAFEKHQERVHTDTETLRKQA from the coding sequence ATGGAAGAACGCAACGAGCTGATTCTCGGCCACATCATCGAAGACTGGGCCGAACGCGACCCCGACCGTCAGATCCTGACCTTCGTCGAGATCGGCGCCGACGGTGGCTTCATCGAGACCACGCGCAGCTACCAGCAGCTGCTGGACAACGGCCGGCGACTGGGTCAGGCGCTGCAGGAAGCCGGCATGGGCTCGGGCAAGCGTTTCGGCATCATGCTGCAGAACCACGCCGAGTTCGTCGACGCCATGGTGGCGAGTTCGGTGGCAGACACGGTCTTCGTCCCCATCGACCCGCGCACGCAGGGCGACAAGCTGCGCTATATGCTCGACTTCGCCGAGTGCGAAGGGTTGGTCACTGCCGACTACGCCCTCGATCAGGTGCTGGCGATACTGCCCAAGCTACCGCACCTGCGCTGGGTCTGGGTGCTGGGCAGCGGCGAGCTGCCCGCCGAGCTGCCAAATGCCCAGCGCGTCGACGATCTGCTGAATAGGCCGGTGCCGGATCTGCCCATGGCCGCGCAGGATCCGAATGCGCCCATGCAGATGCTCTACACCTCAGGTACCACCGGGGACCCGAAAGCCATCCTCGCGCCCTATGCGCGCTGTGGTGGCATTGCCTCGCTGGGCTCGGTCATTGGCCTGCGCGAGGACGACCGCCCCTATACGGGACTGTCGCTGACGCATGCCAACGCCCAGCTCATCACGCTGGGCAATGCGCTGAAGATGGGTACGCCGTGCGTCATCTCGCGCAAGTTCACGAAGTCGCGGCTGTGGGACATAACACGTCATTACGGTTGCACGATGTTCAACCTGCTCGGCGGCATGACCACCGCCATCTACAGCGAGCCACGCAAGCCCGACGACGCTGATAACCCGGTGCGCTACGTGCTGGCTGCCGGGATGCCGGCGCAGATCTGGGAGTCCTTCGCCGAGCGCTTTGACGTCGACATCTTCGAGTTCTATGCCACGGCCGAGGGCGGCATGTGCATGAACCCGCCCGGCACCGGCCCGGTGGGCAGCATCGGCCGGCCACCGCCCACGATGACGGCGCGGGTGGTCGACGAGGACGACAAGGACTGCCCGCCCGGCGTGCCCGGCGAGCTGATCTTCCGCAACGCCGACGGCAGCGTCGCGCCGGTGGCCTACTACAAGAATGCCGAGGCTTCCGAGAAGAAGACGGCCGGCGGCTGGTTCCGCTCCGGCGACATCGGCAGCGTCGACGAAGACGGCTGGTTCTTCTTCCACTTCCGCAAGGGAAGCGCGATCCGCCACAACGGCGACTTCATCAATCCGGCCTTCGTCGAGAAGACGATGGCGGAGCACGACAGCGTCGACGACGTCTTCGTCTACGGCGTGCCGGCCGCCAACGGCGTGCCGGGGGAGAAGGATGTCGTAGCGGCCATCGTGCCCCGCGACGATGCAGCCTTCGATTCCGCGGAGCTATTCAAGCACTGCCGCGCGAGCCTGGAGCGCAACTTCGTGCCCAGCTACATCCAGGTCATGGATGAGATTCCCAAGACCGCCTCCGAAAAACCGCAGGAGCGCTTCTGTCTCGAAGCTTTCGAGAAGCATCAGGAGCGCGTCCACACCGACACCGAAACTCTCAGAAAGCAAGCGTGA
- a CDS encoding saccharopine dehydrogenase family protein produces MSKPQVVIYGASGYTGKLIAWHLAERDIPFIAAGRDAKRLEEEMAKVPELKGHHYECVACPLEEKAMTELFSGTTVVYNIVGPFMQLSEPVVKACLAAGVHYLDTTGEQDWIMMLEDKYGDAFKAKDLLLCPANAYMWTAGEIAAEIALETPGVDTLDILYLADSNTSVASTASFLRMCCRDQYYLKNNALEVWPHTKDYTVSVPGMNQTYQAVPWSGAAEPVWYRTDDRVRNCEVLVAFKNRDIMNWVVGRITEWYEKHRDMPREEFEKISNDWGRGLVSEEPAREVREENRSILTCHARGNTASRTVVLRGNSPYIQAGVWAAESLRRILIGKLRATGFASPCKAFGHRELLAATVECGYLTWTDTAN; encoded by the coding sequence ATGAGCAAACCACAGGTCGTTATCTACGGGGCAAGTGGCTACACCGGCAAGCTGATCGCCTGGCATCTGGCCGAGCGCGACATCCCTTTCATCGCCGCTGGCCGCGACGCCAAGCGGCTGGAAGAGGAAATGGCCAAGGTGCCCGAGCTGAAGGGCCATCATTACGAGTGCGTGGCCTGCCCGCTGGAAGAAAAGGCCATGACCGAGCTCTTCAGCGGCACGACCGTGGTCTACAACATCGTCGGCCCCTTCATGCAGCTTTCCGAGCCGGTCGTGAAGGCCTGCCTGGCTGCCGGCGTCCACTACCTGGACACCACCGGTGAGCAGGACTGGATCATGATGCTGGAGGATAAGTACGGCGACGCCTTCAAGGCCAAGGATCTGCTGCTCTGCCCAGCCAATGCCTATATGTGGACGGCCGGCGAGATCGCCGCCGAGATTGCTCTGGAGACGCCGGGCGTCGACACCCTCGACATCCTCTACCTGGCGGACTCCAACACCAGCGTCGCCTCGACAGCCTCCTTCCTGCGCATGTGCTGCCGCGACCAGTACTACCTGAAGAACAATGCGTTAGAGGTCTGGCCGCACACCAAGGATTACACCGTCAGCGTCCCCGGCATGAATCAGACCTATCAGGCGGTGCCGTGGAGCGGCGCCGCCGAGCCGGTCTGGTACCGCACCGATGATCGCGTGCGCAACTGCGAGGTGCTGGTGGCCTTCAAGAACCGCGACATCATGAACTGGGTCGTCGGCCGCATCACCGAGTGGTATGAAAAGCACCGCGACATGCCGCGCGAGGAATTCGAGAAGATCAGCAATGATTGGGGCCGCGGTCTGGTCAGCGAGGAGCCCGCGCGCGAGGTGCGCGAGGAGAACCGCAGCATCCTCACTTGCCACGCACGCGGCAACACCGCTTCGCGCACGGTGGTGCTGCGCGGCAACTCGCCCTACATCCAGGCCGGCGTCTGGGCCGCCGAGTCGCTGCGCCGCATCCTGATCGGGAAGCTGCGCGCCACCGGCTTCGCCTCGCCCTGCAAGGCCTTCGGTCATCGCGAGCTGCTCGCTGCCACCGTCGAGTGTGGTTACCTGACCTGGACCGACACCGCGAACTGA
- a CDS encoding glucose 1-dehydrogenase — MGRLQGRNALVTGGARGLGEAQCQALVREGARVVIADIDVAAGDALAARINGEGGHALALELDVTNESQWERVMQLATEELGALDILVNNAGIAALGSAEDTTLEDWRRVMAVNLDGVFLGTRAGIRAMKQRGGAIINISSIKGIIADTFTAAYDASKAGVRNFTKSAALHCAHSGYGIRVNSVHPSYIMTDMVKDAASTMPDPDGFMAELLAKHPMGRLCEPEDVANAVVYLASDESGYVNGSEIVVDGGYTAQ; from the coding sequence ATGGGACGACTGCAAGGCAGGAACGCGCTGGTCACCGGCGGCGCGCGGGGACTCGGCGAGGCGCAGTGCCAAGCGCTGGTACGCGAAGGCGCACGCGTCGTCATCGCAGATATCGATGTCGCGGCAGGCGACGCGCTCGCCGCGCGCATCAACGGCGAGGGCGGTCACGCGCTAGCGCTGGAGCTGGATGTCACCAATGAGTCGCAGTGGGAGCGCGTCATGCAGCTCGCCACCGAGGAACTGGGCGCGCTGGATATCCTCGTCAACAACGCAGGCATAGCCGCTCTCGGTAGCGCTGAGGACACCACGCTGGAGGATTGGCGGCGCGTCATGGCCGTCAATCTCGACGGTGTCTTCCTCGGCACGCGTGCTGGCATCCGCGCCATGAAGCAGCGCGGCGGGGCGATCATCAATATCTCCTCGATCAAGGGCATCATCGCCGACACCTTCACTGCCGCCTATGACGCCTCCAAGGCCGGCGTGCGCAACTTCACCAAGTCCGCTGCGCTGCACTGCGCGCACAGCGGCTACGGCATCCGCGTCAACAGCGTGCACCCCAGCTACATCATGACTGACATGGTCAAGGATGCCGCCAGCACGATGCCCGACCCCGACGGCTTCATGGCCGAGCTGCTCGCCAAGCATCCCATGGGGCGCCTCTGCGAGCCCGAGGATGTGGCCAATGCGGTCGTGTACCTGGCTTCCGATGAGTCCGGCTACGTCAATGGCAGCGAGATCGTCGTCGACGGGGGCTATACCGCCCAGTAG
- a CDS encoding cytochrome P450, whose product MRIATTVMNLSASVVPMHWQIKAAQLGQQMFEKAGLAPPAPAFAEAPLPEASRLKIEDIDLSNPFLWRQGLWRSYYQRLRDEQPVHYQKNSPFGPFWSITRYEDIRFVDKSHDLFSAEPIITLGDRPPGLAVETFIAMDPPRHTQQRNAVQGVVAPQNLKEMENLIRQRTQEVLDGLPLNQPFDWVRTVSIELTARMLATLLDFPYEERHKLVQWSDIAAASPETTGGLADRDKLFPAVAEVAKAFSGLWHAKQARQQAGEAPGFDVISLMLNNDDTKDLIHRPMEFLGNLALLIVGGNDTTRNSMTGGVLALNQFPEEFDKLKVHPELIPNMVSEIIRWQTPLAYMRRVAKQDVELQGQTIRKGDKVVMWYASGNRDERMIEDPDAFIIDRKGARNHLSFGFGIHRCMGNRLAEMQLRILWEELLTRFDRIEVLGEPEYVQSNFVRGYSRMMVRLHTKS is encoded by the coding sequence ATGCGTATCGCAACCACCGTGATGAACCTGAGCGCTTCCGTAGTGCCCATGCATTGGCAGATCAAGGCCGCGCAGCTGGGCCAGCAGATGTTTGAGAAAGCGGGCCTGGCGCCGCCGGCACCCGCCTTTGCAGAAGCCCCCCTGCCCGAGGCATCCAGACTGAAGATCGAGGACATCGACCTCAGCAACCCCTTTCTCTGGCGGCAGGGTTTGTGGCGCTCGTACTACCAGCGACTGCGCGACGAGCAGCCCGTGCATTATCAGAAGAACAGCCCCTTCGGCCCGTTCTGGTCCATCACGCGCTACGAAGACATCCGCTTTGTCGACAAGAGCCACGACCTGTTTTCCGCCGAGCCCATCATCACGCTCGGGGATCGGCCGCCGGGTCTGGCGGTGGAAACCTTTATCGCTATGGATCCGCCCCGGCATACCCAGCAGCGCAACGCGGTGCAGGGGGTGGTGGCGCCACAGAATCTCAAGGAGATGGAAAACCTGATTCGCCAGCGCACCCAGGAAGTGCTGGACGGCCTTCCGCTGAATCAGCCCTTCGATTGGGTGCGCACGGTGTCCATCGAGCTGACCGCGCGCATGCTGGCGACCTTGCTGGATTTCCCCTACGAAGAGCGCCACAAGCTAGTGCAGTGGTCGGATATCGCCGCAGCCAGCCCGGAAACAACCGGGGGCCTGGCAGACCGCGACAAGCTGTTCCCCGCAGTCGCCGAGGTGGCGAAGGCATTCTCGGGCCTGTGGCACGCCAAGCAAGCCCGGCAGCAAGCAGGGGAGGCGCCGGGCTTCGACGTGATCAGCCTCATGCTCAACAACGACGACACCAAGGACTTGATCCATCGGCCGATGGAGTTCCTCGGCAATCTGGCGCTGTTGATCGTCGGCGGCAACGACACCACCCGCAACTCCATGACCGGCGGTGTGCTCGCGCTCAACCAGTTTCCCGAAGAGTTCGACAAGCTCAAGGTCCATCCCGAACTCATTCCCAACATGGTTTCGGAGATCATCCGCTGGCAGACGCCGTTGGCCTACATGCGGCGGGTTGCCAAGCAGGATGTGGAACTGCAGGGTCAGACCATCCGCAAGGGCGACAAGGTGGTGATGTGGTACGCCTCCGGCAACCGCGACGAGCGGATGATCGAGGATCCGGACGCCTTCATCATCGACCGCAAGGGGGCGCGCAATCACCTGTCCTTCGGATTCGGCATCCACCGCTGCATGGGCAATCGCCTGGCCGAGATGCAGCTGCGCATCCTCTGGGAAGAGCTGTTGACGCGTTTCGACCGCATCGAAGTGCTGGGCGAACCCGAATACGTGCAGTCGAACTTCGTACGCGGCTATTCGCGCATGATGGTGCGGTTGCACACCAAGTCCTAA